One Drosophila subpulchrella strain 33 F10 #4 breed RU33 chromosome 2R, RU_Dsub_v1.1 Primary Assembly, whole genome shotgun sequence genomic window, attatttatatttattatcttATATTCTGAGGTTTCTCGGCTGACTGCGTTGAGGTTGTTTCCTTTAATCGCGCACATAAATCAACAAAAGCCGAACCAACTGACAACAATTTGAGCTTAGGcgtatttattatttcttggCGCGCTCGTGAACAAAATTTGCGGAGTGCCTGTCGATATATTTGCGGCGGCAGCGGAAACTGGTTCGCGCACCGAATTAACTTTGGCTATGGTCAGGCCCGATCTTGCGGCCTAATTGTATTTATGCATGTGGTTGGGGACATTCCGCAGGGGCTTCGTTTGGGGGGTGGCTGgccatttaaaataattgatGCACATTTCCAGGCCGCTCTAGGAAAACACAGACACTGCAGGCACTTCAAACTCCTTCCTTTGGCCACTGCACGCGACAGCTGCCCGATTTCTGGACTCCCGTTCACCGATCCCCGGCACTTGATAAGCGCAAAGACGCAAAAACGCAAAAACGCGGGGGCCCTCGTTGATCCCTGCCGTTCCGTTTCGTTTCGTTGCGTTCCTTTCCGTTTCGTTCCGATCGATCCGTTTGCGCATGCGCGCATACGCGAGTTCTTTAGTCGTGCGAGGCGCGCAGCAGACTGAAAGCCATCGACGATCGGCCCCAAAGACGAACTCCAAAATGCGCCGAACTCCTCTGCTGGCGCTCTCTgtcttctctctctctcgcaaATACCGGTAATCTAAAAATAATGGGTACGGTTCGGTTCCGATACGATCCAGGCAGATATCTTTCTGTAATTGTAATGACCGCAGCGCTCCCTCCCAAAACTTCGCGACTGTTCGTCCCTTTGTTAGAACTGCTCGTTTGCCCCTGCCCGGGCAAGTTTTCTTTGTTTCTGCGCCTTGTGAGCGGAATTTTAAAGAGCCTAACCCGAAAGGGGGAATACTTGCAGCAGGTGCACGGTGCATGCTGCATGGCTGTGGTGCAGGCGCTTTTAAAGCAAATGCCACAAGTGCTGCCCCTTCCTCGTCGAGGGCAGTGGGAAACTTGTTTTCCCGCAAACTGACAGTTCATTTAGCTAATCCCAGATCCTAGCATCCGGGCGTAATCATGCGATCGCGCCTCTACCTACAATCTATTTGTTATATGCTGtttatattaaactttatttaTTCATCATCCCTATAAGCTGGAAAACGACGAATTTTAGcaattgcagatttatttatttatcttgaAACGAAACTGAGAGTAGTGAGATTATAGATATGTACCACGTACATTGTACCTATTAAgtaaaattataaatgtaaaGTCTACTTACTTATATCCTTATGTACCTTTCAGTCAAAAATTTTCTGTGTACCATtacaataattttttaagtcaaattttaaaagaaaaaattcaaaaagatatatatctaaaaaaaacaattcaaAAGGGGTAGCTCTGGTCACCCCATTCTCAATACCCATGCTCAAGACCCAAGGAAAAAGTTAAGGTACAGTGCATCCACTTGTCGTTAATTATATTCGGTTATTTTCTCCGACTTTTTCTGCTTAATTTTGGGGTCGCACGTTCTGTTTGTCGTTTTCGAGTTAAATATTGCAATTGTCTTCCACTATACTCGGTTTTATATGTTTCTTACTTcaatgtttatttttggcttaagCGCTGACAGACCACCAAGGTAATGTTTATATTATGAGATATCGCCATGTACTTAAAAGGTTTTTTGTGACTTGCATGTCTGATTTTCGAATACACCCGTAATTGGATTTTACCCCAAATAATGAATTCGATTCGCCTATCAATGGAAGAGAGGAGTCCAATGTGTAAAATCATTCCCAATTCTAGAGCTTTTCAAATCGGACCACAGAGAAATGAATATCCACTGGCTTACGTTCTTGGTTGTGGCATTTTCTGCTGTTGAATTACCTAAAGTTGAAGCCTGGGTTCAGTCCGCAATAACCCAATGTGCCGCTTGTCCAGATCAATTCAAGGGCAAGTTGATCTGCGCCTTCCTCAACGGCTGCCACTTGGAGTTGGAATTCTGTGCCATGATGACCTTCAATTGTGGCCGTCAAATGCATCATAAACACTGTGAGGACTCTGCTTATATCTTAATAGAATACCTCTCACTAACTTGAGCTCCTTTCAGTGATCCTGGTGAAAAACGAGGGCAAGTGCGATCCAGTTCGGGGATACAAATGCGAGTTCATGGATTTCTAAGATCTGGCGGATGCTATCCGCATTTATTGATTGATGCAATGATTACATTTTAAGGTGCTTAATCTGAGTGAATGTGCGATGATGTGCTTATTAAAACTTGACAATATGTCCGGTGAAATAGACAGCGTGCTTATCGCGAATGATGAAAACAAACGGATGATCGGCCACGAAAGTCTTCGGGTCCAGGGGCAGAGACATGGGCACCCCAGCAGCATCTAAAAGGGGGGGGTCGAAAAAGAGGTAGTTTCTTCTGGTAATTTAGGAAACCCGTTTTACTTACAACTAACACCAGCCGCCTCGCATCCGATCTCGTTCACATCGATGAAGGTCTTGTGCTGGAACTTGGATATCCGAGTGCCAATGGGCGAGTCCTGGAAAATATTACTAAAGTCGGCGGCATCCGAGAACATGGCACTGATTCCCATCTTAAAAAAAGGGAGTAaccaaattttataaaaaatacactTCAAGTTTAAAGAACCTTCAAAATTACAAGGGAGAGAACAGTCCTAACCCTCTTAATGGGTTCCAAATTGAGTTCCTGAATAGTTTATAGCTCCTAGATCTAATCTCCCCTTGGAATATCATTATAGAGATCCCCTCTCTCACCTTGTTCAGCGTGGGTCGAAGGTCGGTGTCGAACTCGAACTTGAACTTGGGCAGATAGACGGAGACACTCTGCCACTGCCAGCGCTCCTCGAGCAGGCTGAAGTCCACGCCCTTGAGTCTCTGCTCCAGAACTTGGAGGCCGGAACGCTCGTTGGGCAGGATGAACCACATGGTCAGGTTGATGTTCTCGAAGAACAGCTCGATGGCCTTGGCGTCCAGTTCCGGATAGTCGGCATAGTAGTACCAGTTGTCGGCAAACATCGTGGGCACCTGGATGGCCTGGCTGTCGCTCAGCCAGAACTCGCGATCCCGGGTGTCCTCGTCGTTGAAGGGTCGTGCCCAGCGGGCCTTGAAGTAGATGGCGTTGAACAGGGCCACATTGGTGTCCGGCTCCAGGCTATCCACCACCCGCTCGATCTTGTCCTGTGTCTGCTGCTTGACCCACCGGTTGATGCGCTCCACGGCCTCCGTTTCGCGGCTGAAGTCCAGCGGTTCCACCTCGGAGTCAAAGTACTTCTGGGCCACCTCGCGGAAGTGGTCCGACACCTTGAGCTTCTCCCGGGTGTAGACCTTGTTGGCGATCTCCAGCACCGTCTTGGACTTGATGTACGAGTGCAGCAGGTTGTGATAGCTCTCGGCCAGCCCATCCTTGCTCTCCTTGGCGGAGGCGTGAAGGGTCTTCTGCAGCTCTGCGGCGGTTCTGCCCTCTGCTCCGTAGTAGGCCAGGCCAAGGGCCAGTTGGATGGAGACCGGCGAGATGATCACATTCTCATCCTGACGTTCCGTGGCCAGGGTTTGGAAGAGTTCGGTGGCGAAGAGGTTCCGCTCCTTGATCGTATTTCCATGCCCACAAGGCACCGAGATCAAAACCCCGAGTAGTATAGCTAGGAGAATTAAGAAAGAGATTAGTTTCCAAGGGGAGTTTTCGGAGATCTTGGGCTGGAGAGCTCACTGCTTAGCCAGTGGTTcattgcgcctgcgtcgacaCCTCGAGACTAAAAGTGAAATGGCCCTGCCACCTGACATTTATAGCCGCCGGTCGGCCAGGAATCAAGACAAAGCCAAGCTAAGAACAACGTCGACCGAGGCAGCGACTGCGACTGCAGCTGAGGCAGAGCCTGATGCGCTTTGCATTACAAGCAGCACCAAGGAAAAGCAGTAAGAAAGGAAAGGATTCTGGGGCACAACGAATACCCTTTTTGTAATGATCTGTTGTAATGAGATATTGAACGAATTTAGCCGGAACTAGTAACTTAAAAGTTCTGTAAAGTTTTGTTATCCACCTTATTAGGATAATTATACTCTGGAGTAAGTTTTGAAAGTTGTTAATTTAATGTCCATTTGGTATATCACTTCTTCAACCTTAATgtcttaaatatatattttactttctAATAATTAACACTTTCCGTAAAATAAAAAGATTAATTCAGTTTTTATAGAATACTTTTACTTAAGCTACTAGCTAACTAACAGTAAGTTACTAGCTAGACTATAAAAACCAATGTTTGTCTTAGTTATGTAAACATCCATAAtaacataaatattaatttaagcCAATGAGTCAGATATTTTTCAGATTATGTAATATCAACACTTAGATAAAGCTTTTTATAGATAAGTCTTCAAAATAAATCTTTCAAAGAAACAACCTGTCGCCTGAAGTTCGAATACCCTCTGTTATAGGGtagaaaaaagaaagaaagaaaggaaCTTGAAGGTGGATTGGGTTCTTAACCCGAGACCCAGGCAATACTGGGAAGAGTCTCAGCAGGTAATCTTCCCGTCTCTCTGGGATGGGATTGTTCGAGCATTCTCTCGGTCAGTTTCTCCACCTCGCGGTTTCTCTTTCTCCGACTCTCCGGCGGTGCACTTGAGTTTTTGTTGCCTTCGCCTGTTGCACTTGTTGCCCACCTCTCGCCTCGAGTGGCCGCCTTGGGATTTACTCTGCTGTCAAATTATTTACATGCATGCTTGGACCCAAGGCAAAAGCCAGAGAGCAGAGGCTGGGAAGTTCGGGATGGGATGGGGTGGGGATGATGAGGATGGGGCCCTGAGATCGGGATTGCATTAACTCTAATTTCTCGTTTACGAACACGAACCAAAATGTTCAGGTTTTATGGCCTTTGCATTTAATGAGTTATTTTCGTATTTGTTTAGATAATGCGTCCATAAACAAAAAGCAGCGGGGAAAACAAACAGCATTGCGCATAAATTGTTTATCGGGCTTGGAGTTACCCCCCCACCTCCTTATTCCAATTAACGGCAACACGCACACAAGAGATTACGAAATTTAAGAAACTCGGAAGACGAAAATCGAAATCAAATCTCAGCGGGCTCAGGTGAGTGCACAAAGACCCACAGACGATAGCCAATTTTTTATCATCAAAGACCTGGAGCGGGGTCTTGGGCCCCGATTCTCCCGCTGATTTATCAAAAGTCCCGAAATTCGCCGAGGTTATTTATGCACATTTTGTGTGAAATgctaataaattttaatggaattttaaaaacatgCTTTATGGACCCGGAATGGAGGACTCCACCCGAAAGGTAAAAAAGAAGAATCGGGCACAAGGAAGCCCTCTTTTGTAAGGCTCTTCTTCGGGTGTCATAAATTGGCAGCTTCCGTGAGTTGTTGTGGCTGCCGTTGCTTTGACTGATGGGCTCCTTTAGCCCCGCTGATCTTGCATAATTACGATATAGATATAAGGACCAGAATCGAAGAGCTGATGGCAGCATTACAAAGCACAAAAACGAAACGCTCCAAACACTTTCAATCGGCGGCTGGGGATTGCGATCGGGATGGGGTTGGGGATGGGAGGCTGCCTTAAAAGCACAAAACCAGATTCGGTTTAACCTTATATAATTTACAAGCACCAGTGTGTGCAGAATGcggtgtgtgtgagtgtgtccTGTCTCCTGGCAACGACCGACGAAGCGGTGCTGACCGTTCTGATTGAATGATTTCACTGATCGAGACAAAACATGTTAAAGATCGTGAGATGCCGGGCCGCAAAAGCTCTGTGGCAGCGGCTCTTGTCTCTCCAGATACACACAGCTGCCgggatcggatcggatcggatcgggGAAGGGACTCAATCAGGACACTGAGCAAAAAGAGAGGGCAAAAGATTTAGATTAAAGTATCACTTATATAGTTAGGTACCCTTATACGTTGTGTGTAGACTATTTTGAATGGATCTAACTATTTTGCTAAAATATTGTTTGACACTTTGTTTACACGTTATTATACAAATAGTCACATATTTATTAAATGACATgcatttattgtttatttatacaaaatattagaACTCACTATGTGGAGGAACTTTAATAAATTGTATCTTCAAGGTGGTTATTTTTGGTCGTTGGTATTAATTCGTATTTTGAATATAGTCTTAAACCAAACCTACCCTTCACCTTGAATTGGCAGAAATGTTAACTAAAAAGACTTACCATAGTAAAATATAGTACGTTTTtgatagaaaaaaaattaaaaacttaaagAACTTTAATTAGCCATTTAATAAATGTATACTTAAGAAAATGTAATGTCTCTGTGTTTGAATTATAGatcaaagaaaaaattaaatgtagTTGGAAGTTGGATTTTGAACTCATTATACCAATAactattata contains:
- the LOC119550478 gene encoding uncharacterized protein LOC119550478, producing the protein MNIHWLTFLVVAFSAVELPKVEAWVQSAITQCAACPDQFKGKLICAFLNGCHLELEFCAMMTFNCGRQMHHKHLILVKNEGKCDPVRGYKCEFMDF
- the LOC119550477 gene encoding serine protease inhibitor 42Dd encodes the protein MNHWLSTILLGVLISVPCGHGNTIKERNLFATELFQTLATERQDENVIISPVSIQLALGLAYYGAEGRTAAELQKTLHASAKESKDGLAESYHNLLHSYIKSKTVLEIANKVYTREKLKVSDHFREVAQKYFDSEVEPLDFSRETEAVERINRWVKQQTQDKIERVVDSLEPDTNVALFNAIYFKARWARPFNDEDTRDREFWLSDSQAIQVPTMFADNWYYYADYPELDAKAIELFFENINLTMWFILPNERSGLQVLEQRLKGVDFSLLEERWQWQSVSVYLPKFKFEFDTDLRPTLNKMGISAMFSDAADFSNIFQDSPIGTRISKFQHKTFIDVNEIGCEAAGVSYAAGVPMSLPLDPKTFVADHPFVFIIRDKHAVYFTGHIVKF